From one Paenibacillus terrae HPL-003 genomic stretch:
- the nikB gene encoding nickel ABC transporter permease, protein MIRFILERVAQLVIIVLVVSTLTFVLMRLAPGDPATILLTAHNVPASEEALTALRKELGLSEPLHIQYVNWLRDVSTGHWGTSYVSKESVLTELWNRLPATVELASAGFAVMTLLTLGMGLAASVQSSGWLDRLGRLFALLGSSIPSFWLGFLLIYLFSVRLGWLPSMGREDWTHLVLPALTLGAGLGAVQARVLRAQMLELGDRNFVKAAKARGFSRTHILFFEIFKHAILPIITLLGTNLSFMLAGNVIVETIFSWPGLGKYFIDAITQRDYPVIQGYVIFAAFLIVGVQCLVDVVQVAVDPRLRLR, encoded by the coding sequence ATGATTCGTTTTATTCTGGAACGTGTGGCGCAGCTTGTCATCATTGTGCTCGTTGTATCCACGCTGACGTTTGTGCTGATGAGGCTGGCTCCCGGCGACCCTGCTACCATTCTGCTCACCGCGCATAATGTACCTGCCTCTGAGGAGGCGTTGACGGCGCTGCGGAAGGAGCTGGGCTTGAGCGAGCCGCTTCATATTCAGTATGTAAACTGGCTGCGGGATGTGTCCACAGGGCACTGGGGCACCTCCTATGTATCCAAGGAGTCGGTGCTAACCGAACTGTGGAACAGACTGCCTGCTACCGTGGAGCTGGCCTCGGCGGGCTTTGCCGTCATGACGTTGCTGACTCTTGGGATGGGGCTGGCTGCCTCGGTACAATCCAGCGGTTGGCTGGATCGTCTGGGAAGGCTGTTTGCACTGCTCGGATCGTCCATCCCTTCTTTTTGGCTTGGCTTTCTGCTGATTTACCTGTTCTCCGTCCGTTTGGGCTGGCTCCCGTCCATGGGCCGGGAAGATTGGACTCATTTGGTACTGCCAGCGCTGACCCTTGGAGCAGGTTTGGGGGCCGTGCAAGCCCGTGTGCTGCGTGCCCAAATGCTGGAGCTGGGTGACCGGAATTTTGTGAAGGCGGCGAAGGCCAGAGGCTTTTCCCGCACGCATATTCTGTTTTTTGAGATATTCAAGCATGCGATTTTGCCGATCATCACGCTGCTAGGCACGAATCTGTCATTTATGCTGGCGGGCAATGTCATTGTAGAGACGATTTTTTCATGGCCGGGTTTGGGCAAGTATTTTATAGATGCGATTACGCAGCGGGATTATCCGGTGATTCAGGGGTATGTTATTTTTGCTGCATTTTTAATCGTAGGTGTTCAGTGTTTGGTAGATGTGGTCCAGGTGGCTGTAGATCCAAGGTTGCGTTTGCGTTAG
- a CDS encoding ABC transporter substrate-binding protein: MISNRKKRSWLICTGVMLLLAVMALSGCSTTHKTADSSSKGEDTSAQQATADKKLVMAYTWKPSGVDPHGDNSWDIMRSGAGETLVRLNEKLEPVAWLAKEWKQDSPTVWTFSLQDKVTFHDGKSMDAESVKASLLRSIKKSHLAKDLLDVKSIDVTGPLALKITTNQPNAALVSNLADPSTIVLDVASMKDEQSYPAMTGAFKIKAFNKDQSLVVERYDGYWGEKARLAEATMKFITDGNSRLLALQSGEVDVATDIPVDNAEVLKKNDKLQVLSSPSLRTHMIVYNMESPVFKDAANRKVVDNLIPRASIVSAIMRGYGTEASSPFPSILPFGKVERKALDGTPEQLLAKDGWKKDAQGTWTKQGKPFEVTLLTFPQRPELSVMAEVIQSQLLKEGIQVKIRKVENIDEALTKNDWDFAMYSMLTAHTGEPQYFMDMFYSSKSESNVSRYASKPLEDILDRLKLAKDTAQRNAVTLQALNIINTDLPQSFIVHPDNVFGVKKGVEGFTPHPIEYYYITAQSDIAE, translated from the coding sequence ATGATAAGCAATCGTAAAAAGCGTTCATGGCTTATATGTACAGGAGTGATGCTGCTGCTGGCAGTTATGGCTCTTTCGGGATGCTCCACAACCCATAAGACGGCGGACAGCTCCAGCAAGGGCGAGGACACGTCCGCACAACAGGCTACAGCAGATAAGAAGCTGGTGATGGCGTACACGTGGAAACCGTCGGGCGTTGACCCGCACGGAGACAATAGCTGGGATATCATGCGGTCTGGCGCAGGTGAGACACTTGTCCGTTTGAATGAGAAGCTGGAGCCTGTGGCATGGCTGGCAAAGGAATGGAAGCAGGACAGTCCCACAGTCTGGACGTTCAGCTTGCAGGATAAGGTCACTTTTCATGACGGAAAGAGTATGGACGCGGAAAGTGTAAAAGCTTCCCTGCTGCGCTCTATCAAGAAAAGCCATCTGGCGAAGGATTTGCTAGACGTAAAGTCAATTGACGTAACTGGGCCGCTGGCATTGAAAATCACGACAAACCAGCCCAATGCAGCGCTGGTGTCCAATCTGGCCGATCCATCGACGATTGTGCTGGATGTAGCGTCCATGAAAGATGAGCAGAGCTACCCTGCAATGACAGGTGCTTTTAAAATTAAAGCGTTCAACAAGGATCAATCCTTGGTCGTAGAGCGTTATGACGGATATTGGGGCGAGAAGGCCCGGCTGGCTGAAGCAACGATGAAGTTCATTACGGACGGCAATTCGCGCCTGCTGGCGCTGCAATCCGGCGAAGTAGATGTAGCGACTGATATTCCGGTGGATAACGCGGAGGTATTGAAAAAGAACGATAAGCTGCAAGTGCTGTCGTCTCCTTCTTTGCGCACCCATATGATCGTGTACAACATGGAGTCGCCTGTGTTCAAGGATGCTGCGAACCGCAAAGTAGTGGACAACCTGATACCACGTGCATCCATTGTGAGTGCGATCATGAGAGGCTATGGTACGGAGGCAAGCAGCCCATTCCCGAGCATTCTGCCCTTCGGTAAGGTCGAGCGTAAAGCGCTGGACGGAACGCCGGAGCAGCTATTGGCGAAGGATGGCTGGAAGAAGGATGCCCAAGGTACATGGACCAAGCAAGGCAAGCCGTTCGAAGTTACGTTGCTGACTTTTCCCCAACGTCCAGAGCTTTCGGTGATGGCTGAGGTAATTCAGAGCCAACTGCTGAAGGAGGGCATCCAGGTGAAGATCCGCAAGGTGGAAAATATTGACGAGGCACTGACCAAAAACGATTGGGATTTTGCCATGTACAGCATGCTGACTGCCCATACGGGGGAGCCGCAATATTTTATGGACATGTTTTATTCCTCTAAAAGCGAATCCAATGTAAGCCGATATGCTTCCAAACCGCTGGAGGACATTCTTGACAGATTGAAGCTGGCGAAGGATACAGCGCAGCGCAATGCTGTGACACTGCAAGCGCTGAATATCATTAATACGGATTTGCCGCAGTCGTTCATTGTTCATCCAGATAATGTATTTGGGGTGAAAAAAGGGGTAGAGGGCTTTACGCCGCATCCGATTGAGTATTACTACATTACGGCGCAATCCGATATTGCGGAATAA
- the rhaA gene encoding L-rhamnose isomerase has product MNQAIEASYNEAKKLYARHGIQVDDVLRKLSEIKISLHCWQGDDVQGFLFKDKQLSGGIAVTGSYPGRAGTPDELRRDLEKALSLIPGQHKVNLHAIYADTTEQVDLDQLEPRHFQNWVDWAKQQGLGLDFNPTLFSHPKAEDGFTLSHKDPEIRNFWITHCKKSRRIAEHFGKELGQPCVTNHWMPDGYKDTPVDRLAPRERLRDALDEIFSEKISEEYNIDAVESKLFGIGSESYVVGSHEFYMGYALTRGKSICLDSGHFHPTEVISNKLSSVLMFTDQLLLHVSRPVRWDSDHVVTMDDELLDIARELVRGELLSRTHIGLDFFDGSINHVAAWVIGTRNTIKALLRAMLEPIEALKQAEEERDFTTRLALVEEFKSYPFGAVWDYYCAQNGVPVREEWLAEVKNYEQQELLKR; this is encoded by the coding sequence ATGAATCAAGCCATTGAAGCGAGTTATAACGAAGCGAAAAAGCTGTATGCCCGCCACGGTATTCAGGTGGATGACGTTTTACGGAAGCTTTCAGAGATCAAAATATCATTACACTGCTGGCAGGGAGATGATGTTCAGGGATTCCTGTTCAAAGACAAACAGCTTAGCGGGGGAATCGCTGTAACGGGTAGCTACCCGGGGAGAGCAGGTACACCAGATGAATTACGTCGGGATTTAGAGAAAGCCCTGTCGCTCATTCCGGGTCAACACAAGGTCAATCTGCACGCGATCTATGCGGATACCACAGAACAAGTGGATCTGGATCAATTGGAGCCGCGCCATTTTCAGAACTGGGTAGACTGGGCCAAACAGCAGGGATTGGGGCTTGATTTTAACCCCACCTTGTTCTCCCATCCCAAAGCGGAAGACGGCTTCACGCTGAGCCACAAGGACCCGGAAATTCGCAATTTCTGGATTACACACTGCAAAAAATCACGCAGGATTGCGGAGCATTTTGGAAAAGAGCTCGGTCAGCCATGTGTTACAAACCACTGGATGCCGGATGGTTACAAGGATACCCCCGTTGACCGCTTGGCTCCAAGAGAACGCCTGCGGGATGCTCTGGATGAGATTTTCAGCGAAAAAATCAGTGAAGAATACAACATAGACGCGGTTGAAAGTAAGCTGTTCGGCATCGGTTCGGAAAGCTATGTCGTCGGCTCGCATGAATTCTATATGGGTTATGCGCTGACACGGGGTAAATCCATTTGTCTCGATTCCGGTCACTTCCATCCGACTGAAGTCATTTCAAATAAACTGTCTTCCGTACTGATGTTCACCGATCAATTATTGCTCCACGTCAGCAGACCGGTTCGTTGGGACAGCGACCATGTCGTGACCATGGACGACGAATTGCTCGACATTGCTCGTGAGCTGGTTCGCGGAGAATTGCTTTCCCGAACCCATATCGGCCTTGATTTCTTTGACGGTAGCATCAATCATGTGGCTGCATGGGTCATCGGAACACGCAACACGATCAAAGCGCTGCTTCGCGCTATGCTTGAGCCTATTGAAGCATTGAAGCAGGCTGAAGAGGAACGCGACTTTACCACCCGGCTTGCCCTTGTTGAAGAGTTTAAATCGTATCCGTTCGGTGCCGTCTGGGATTACTACTGCGCTCAAAACGGTGTCCCCGTTCGTGAGGAATGGCTGGCCGAAGTTAAAAACTATGAACAACAGGAACTGCTAAAACGGTAA
- the nikC gene encoding nickel transporter permease, producing the protein MKNMRLSFKGSLLTGGVLLGLIVLLGLLAPWVAPHDPLNVDLQKRLEPPSREYPFGTDHLGRDVLSRLIYGIRTSVLIACAITAATLCISLPIGLLIGYVRGRVDQLVMRVIDGVLAFPDIILTVAIVGTLGPGFVNMTLAIIAVRWAGYVRYIRTLVQKACQEDYVRYARLSGNSHVRILRRYVLPQVLPQLFVYAVWDIGRVVLMVAGLSFLGLGVQPPKPEWGVMLHDATSYFQVAPHVMIFPGLAIMLFVLACQLLGDRFSDKGAAE; encoded by the coding sequence ATGAAAAACATGCGGCTGTCCTTCAAAGGGAGCTTGCTGACAGGAGGCGTACTGCTTGGCCTGATCGTACTGCTCGGTTTGCTGGCTCCATGGGTTGCCCCACATGATCCTCTCAATGTCGATCTCCAGAAGCGCCTGGAGCCGCCCAGCCGGGAATATCCCTTCGGTACGGATCATTTGGGTCGGGATGTACTGTCACGGCTGATTTACGGGATTCGGACAAGCGTACTGATTGCCTGTGCGATTACAGCAGCTACGCTCTGCATCAGTTTGCCGATAGGCTTGCTCATTGGCTATGTGCGCGGGCGTGTGGATCAGCTAGTCATGCGGGTCATTGACGGCGTGCTGGCTTTTCCCGATATCATTTTGACGGTGGCGATTGTGGGTACCTTGGGTCCGGGTTTTGTAAACATGACCTTAGCGATTATTGCGGTACGGTGGGCGGGATATGTTCGGTATATTCGCACCCTTGTTCAAAAAGCCTGTCAGGAGGACTATGTCCGATACGCCCGTTTATCCGGTAATTCGCATGTGCGCATACTGAGACGCTATGTGCTGCCACAGGTGCTGCCCCAACTATTTGTGTACGCGGTCTGGGACATTGGGCGAGTGGTGCTTATGGTTGCCGGACTTTCCTTTCTTGGGCTGGGTGTACAGCCGCCTAAGCCGGAGTGGGGCGTGATGCTGCATGATGCGACGTCGTATTTTCAGGTGGCGCCGCATGTCATGATTTTTCCGGGTTTGGCGATTATGCTGTTTGTGCTTGCGTGCCAGCTTCTGGGAGACCGATTCTCAGACAAGGGGGCGGCAGAATGA
- a CDS encoding xanthine phosphoribosyltransferase, producing the protein MKVLEERIRQEGQILSDTVLKVDSFLNHQVDTALALEIGKEFAHLFGGAPITKVLTIEASGIQFAMATAIALGVPFIYAKKKKAITLNEQVYFAEVHSFTRQETYQVSISQKYLDASDHVLIVDDFLATGAALVGLTDIVKEAGAELAGVGCVIEKSFQEGRGLLEQRGIAVRSLARIASMAPGEVHFIEENDTVIRSVKENVGC; encoded by the coding sequence ATGAAAGTTTTGGAGGAACGTATTCGTCAAGAGGGACAGATTTTATCTGACACGGTATTAAAGGTAGATTCATTTTTGAATCATCAGGTAGATACAGCATTGGCGCTGGAGATTGGTAAGGAGTTTGCACATCTTTTTGGCGGTGCTCCCATTACGAAGGTGCTTACTATTGAAGCAAGCGGTATTCAGTTTGCTATGGCTACAGCCATTGCATTGGGTGTTCCGTTCATCTATGCGAAGAAAAAGAAGGCAATCACGCTGAACGAGCAGGTGTATTTCGCTGAGGTTCACTCGTTTACACGGCAGGAAACCTATCAGGTGAGTATTTCCCAAAAATATCTCGATGCCAGCGACCATGTGCTGATCGTGGATGATTTTCTGGCTACTGGCGCAGCATTGGTTGGGCTTACGGATATTGTGAAGGAAGCAGGAGCGGAGCTGGCCGGGGTTGGCTGTGTCATCGAAAAGAGCTTTCAGGAAGGCCGTGGGTTACTGGAGCAAAGAGGCATTGCCGTACGTTCTCTTGCGCGTATCGCTTCGATGGCACCGGGCGAGGTTCATTTTATAGAAGAAAATGATACGGTGATCCGTTCAGTCAAGGAGAATGTGGGATGCTGA
- a CDS encoding nucleobase:cation symporter-2 family protein, protein MLSKQKLFALGFQHVMAMYAGAIAVPLIVGGALHLTPAQMAYLVAADLFTCGIATLLQIMGTRFFGSRLPVILGCTFTAVGPIIAIASTSNLATAYGAIILSGIFVVLAAPLYGKLLRFFPTVVTGSVVTIIGLSLIPVAMNNVAGGQGSADFGQPRNLLLALVTLLVILLVNRLAKGFLRSISVLIGLFAGTVVAYAMGMVHFAPVAQASWVSVAQPFYFGKPEFSIMAVCTMIIVNIVSMVESTGVYLAVGKAIDQKVEQKQIVNGLRSEGLAIMLGGIFNAFPYTAFSQNVGLISLTRVKSRNVIFAAGGIMVVLGLLPKLAALTTVIPNAVLGGAMIVMFGSVAASGMSILSEVDLRKESNLLIAACSIAVGLGSAVLPQMFDQLPSFAKMLLQNGIVSGSITAIVLNIVLTKKQGESVKGVTVAEVPQKV, encoded by the coding sequence ATGCTGAGTAAACAAAAGTTGTTCGCGCTGGGCTTCCAGCATGTGATGGCGATGTATGCAGGAGCGATTGCCGTACCTCTGATTGTAGGGGGAGCATTGCACCTGACACCAGCTCAGATGGCCTATTTGGTAGCTGCGGATCTGTTCACCTGTGGGATTGCCACGTTGTTGCAGATTATGGGCACGCGGTTTTTCGGCAGTAGATTGCCTGTCATTTTAGGCTGTACGTTTACGGCGGTGGGGCCGATTATCGCAATTGCTTCGACCTCGAATTTGGCGACCGCGTACGGAGCCATTATTTTATCCGGTATATTCGTGGTGCTCGCGGCACCGCTGTATGGCAAGCTGCTACGCTTTTTCCCGACGGTGGTTACGGGTTCGGTTGTTACGATTATCGGCCTGTCCCTCATTCCGGTGGCGATGAATAATGTAGCAGGAGGCCAGGGTAGTGCGGATTTTGGACAGCCGCGTAATTTGTTGCTGGCGTTGGTTACTTTACTGGTTATTTTGCTTGTGAATCGGTTGGCCAAGGGATTTTTGCGCTCGATTTCCGTGCTCATCGGTCTGTTTGCTGGAACCGTGGTTGCTTATGCGATGGGAATGGTGCATTTTGCTCCAGTGGCGCAAGCGTCTTGGGTGAGTGTTGCGCAGCCGTTTTATTTTGGCAAGCCGGAGTTTAGCATTATGGCAGTATGTACAATGATTATCGTCAATATTGTCAGCATGGTCGAGTCTACAGGCGTTTATTTGGCAGTGGGCAAGGCGATTGACCAGAAGGTAGAGCAGAAGCAAATCGTCAATGGTTTGCGTTCCGAAGGACTTGCGATTATGCTTGGGGGTATTTTCAATGCGTTCCCTTACACAGCCTTCTCGCAAAATGTTGGTCTGATCTCGCTGACTCGCGTCAAATCGCGTAACGTTATTTTTGCTGCGGGTGGTATCATGGTTGTTCTCGGTTTATTGCCTAAGCTGGCTGCCTTGACGACGGTGATTCCGAATGCTGTGCTGGGTGGTGCGATGATCGTCATGTTCGGTTCGGTTGCTGCATCGGGCATGTCTATTTTGTCGGAAGTGGACTTGCGGAAGGAAAGCAATTTGCTGATCGCGGCATGCAGTATTGCGGTGGGCCTCGGCTCTGCCGTGCTGCCCCAAATGTTTGACCAACTGCCGAGCTTTGCCAAAATGCTGCTGCAAAATGGTATCGTATCTGGCTCGATTACAGCGATTGTTTTGAACATCGTTTTAACGAAAAAACAAGGCGAATCGGTCAAAGGTGTGACGGTGGCGGAGGTTCCGCAGAAGGTTTGA
- the rhaB gene encoding rhamnulokinase, with product MDNYLAVDIGASSGRLVSATLQGGRLHLEELHRFGNSFTERDGHDYWNVDNLFDEIIKGLQKAKQKGIHSCTLGIDTWAVDYVLLDQEGRRIHDIYAYRDARTLHAPDKLHRLISREDVYEKTGIQELNFNTLYQLFVHDREQLAQADKILMVPDYLYYRLTGIMMNETTNASTMQLLNVNTREFDEELLSLLQLRRNQFAELTEPGQTLGAILPELVQQYDLPDCQLIVVPTHDTASAVAGVPSKREESWAYISSGTWSLLGMERQQALNTKAAMQANYTNEWGAFDTYRFLKNIMGLWMIQEVRREGDSALSFAELAQLASAETPFASLVLCNLPAFLNPDSMTLEIQRFCEETGQPIPRTPGSLARCIFDSLALSYLDALHELQHLTDETVTQLHIVGGGANNELLCQLTADLLGIEVHAGPSESTAIGNIVVQLISTGGLEDLKAAGSIIAQSFPTQLYQPKSVNGLKGLLDRWESLKKQTASSIQISR from the coding sequence ATGGATAACTATCTTGCTGTTGATATTGGGGCTTCAAGCGGAAGACTCGTAAGTGCAACCCTGCAAGGTGGCCGGCTTCACTTGGAAGAGCTGCATAGGTTCGGCAACTCCTTTACGGAAAGGGACGGACATGATTACTGGAATGTCGATAATCTGTTTGACGAGATCATAAAAGGACTGCAGAAAGCCAAACAGAAAGGGATTCATTCCTGCACGCTCGGCATCGATACATGGGCTGTAGATTACGTCCTGCTGGATCAGGAAGGTCGTCGCATTCATGATATCTACGCCTATCGCGATGCACGAACTCTTCATGCACCCGACAAGCTGCACCGGCTCATAAGCAGAGAAGATGTATATGAGAAGACAGGCATTCAGGAACTGAACTTTAACACGCTGTATCAACTGTTCGTACATGATCGGGAACAGCTTGCCCAAGCGGATAAAATATTGATGGTTCCCGATTATCTGTACTATCGCCTTACAGGCATCATGATGAATGAAACGACGAATGCATCTACCATGCAGCTTTTAAATGTGAATACTCGGGAGTTTGATGAAGAACTATTGTCCCTGCTCCAGCTTCGCCGTAATCAATTTGCGGAGCTTACCGAGCCCGGTCAGACTCTGGGTGCGATCTTACCGGAGCTTGTTCAGCAGTACGATCTTCCAGACTGCCAACTCATCGTCGTGCCTACACACGATACAGCATCGGCTGTGGCGGGTGTTCCATCGAAGCGGGAAGAATCGTGGGCCTATATCAGCAGCGGAACGTGGTCACTTCTGGGTATGGAGCGGCAACAAGCCTTGAATACCAAGGCAGCCATGCAGGCGAACTACACCAATGAGTGGGGAGCTTTCGATACGTACCGTTTTCTGAAAAACATTATGGGCCTGTGGATGATTCAGGAGGTAAGAAGAGAGGGCGATTCTGCTCTTAGCTTTGCCGAATTGGCCCAATTGGCTTCGGCAGAAACGCCGTTTGCCAGTCTCGTTCTCTGCAACCTGCCCGCATTTTTAAACCCGGATAGCATGACTCTTGAAATTCAACGATTCTGCGAGGAAACGGGGCAACCTATTCCCCGGACACCGGGTTCGCTCGCCCGTTGTATTTTCGACAGCCTGGCCTTGAGCTACCTGGATGCCTTACATGAACTACAGCATTTAACCGACGAAACGGTTACCCAATTGCACATTGTCGGCGGAGGCGCCAACAACGAGTTACTATGCCAGCTAACAGCTGATCTTTTGGGGATTGAGGTTCACGCTGGTCCTTCCGAATCTACGGCAATCGGTAATATTGTCGTGCAACTCATCAGCACTGGCGGTCTTGAGGATCTCAAAGCTGCTGGTAGCATCATTGCCCAGTCCTTCCCGACTCAGTTATATCAGCCGAAGTCGGTGAATGGACTGAAAGGACTTCTGGATCGCTGGGAGAGTCTCAAGAAGCAAACAGCGTCCTCTATTCAGATATCTCGATAA